Proteins from one Cicer arietinum cultivar CDC Frontier isolate Library 1 chromosome 3, Cicar.CDCFrontier_v2.0, whole genome shotgun sequence genomic window:
- the LOC101500940 gene encoding uncharacterized protein isoform X3 gives MNALMQSFDAYGNDNTKSGFWGVLAHKAKSILDDKNSAPPPQHDTMPLPQTLKSHSFNTFTSPFSTQPLYQSPDSNKKMDNPTIRKGLDAIKSSLNHLGDTFEKAFEDSKTIVESKTADLRSQIRRKRKWTGGHKPSFRCEESMAAIRSDKVSFSPLNTTQGITRRKVAMATAAKAKLLLRELKTVKADLAFAKRCICTCSRLCTCYQKQTIYFIHLY, from the exons atgaatgcatTGATGCAGAGTTTTGATGCTTATGGAAATGACAACACCAAGTCTGGTTTTTGGGGTGTATTGGCTCATAAAGCCAAATCAATTCTGGATGATAAAAATTCAGCTCCTCCTCCACAACATGACACCATGCCATTGccacaaacactcaaatcacACTCATTTAATACCTTTACTAGTCCGTTTTCAACTCAG CCATTGTATCAATCTCCTGactctaataaaaaaatggacAATCCTACAATTAGAAAGGGATTGGATGCAATCAAATCTTCTCTCAATCACTTAGGTGACACATTTGAGAAGGCTTTTGAGG ACAGCAAAACAATTGTGGAGAGTAAGACAGCAGATCTGAGATCTCAAATAAGGCGAAAAAGGAAATGGACCGGAGGACATAAACCAAGCTTCAGATGTGAGGAATCCATGGCCGCAATCCGATCTGACAAAGTCTCATTCTCGCCACTAAACACAACTCAAGGCATCACGCGACGTAAG GTGGCAATGGCAACAGCTGCAAAAGCAAAATTACTTCTTCGTGAGCTAAAGACCGTTAAAGCAGATTTGGCATTTGCTAAAAGATGTATCTGCACTTGTTCAAGACTCTGCACTTGTTATCAAAAGCAAACAATATATTTCATTCatctttattaa
- the LOC101500940 gene encoding uncharacterized protein isoform X1, producing MWRHVLIQKKLYMNLIQYIYFLNSLLNVFVSLHMDAHDGGVNDLGFSYPNNKLWFVICGDDKLIKSFDAYGNDNTKSGFWGVLAHKAKSILDDKNSAPPPQHDTMPLPQTLKSHSFNTFTSPFSTQPLYQSPDSNKKMDNPTIRKGLDAIKSSLNHLGDTFEKAFEDSKTIVESKTADLRSQIRRKRKWTGGHKPSFRCEESMAAIRSDKVSFSPLNTTQGITRRKVAMATAAKAKLLLRELKTVKADLAFAKRCICTCSRLCTCYQKQTIYFIHLY from the exons ATGTGGAGGCATGTTCtgatccaaaaaaaattatatatgaatctaatacaatatatatactttttaaattccTTACTAAATGTTTTTGTTTCGTTACATATGGATGCTCATGATGGTGGTGTTAATGACTTGGGATTTTCATATCCAAACAATAAGCTATGGTTTGTAATTTGTGGAGATGATAAGTTAATAAAG AGTTTTGATGCTTATGGAAATGACAACACCAAGTCTGGTTTTTGGGGTGTATTGGCTCATAAAGCCAAATCAATTCTGGATGATAAAAATTCAGCTCCTCCTCCACAACATGACACCATGCCATTGccacaaacactcaaatcacACTCATTTAATACCTTTACTAGTCCGTTTTCAACTCAG CCATTGTATCAATCTCCTGactctaataaaaaaatggacAATCCTACAATTAGAAAGGGATTGGATGCAATCAAATCTTCTCTCAATCACTTAGGTGACACATTTGAGAAGGCTTTTGAGG ACAGCAAAACAATTGTGGAGAGTAAGACAGCAGATCTGAGATCTCAAATAAGGCGAAAAAGGAAATGGACCGGAGGACATAAACCAAGCTTCAGATGTGAGGAATCCATGGCCGCAATCCGATCTGACAAAGTCTCATTCTCGCCACTAAACACAACTCAAGGCATCACGCGACGTAAG GTGGCAATGGCAACAGCTGCAAAAGCAAAATTACTTCTTCGTGAGCTAAAGACCGTTAAAGCAGATTTGGCATTTGCTAAAAGATGTATCTGCACTTGTTCAAGACTCTGCACTTGTTATCAAAAGCAAACAATATATTTCATTCatctttattaa
- the LOC101500940 gene encoding uncharacterized protein isoform X2 yields MWRHVLIQKKLYMNLIQYIYFLNSLLNVFVSLHMDAHDGGVNDLGFSYPNNKLWFVICGDDKLIKSFDAYGNDNTKSGFWGVLAHKAKSILDDKNSAPPPQHDTMPLPQTLKSHSFNTFTSPFSTQPLYQSPDSNKKMDNPTIRKGLDAIKSSLNHLGDTFEKAFEDSKTIVESKTADLRSQIRRKRKWTGGHKPSFRCEESMAAIRSDKVSFSPLNTTQGITRRGNGNSCKSKITSS; encoded by the exons ATGTGGAGGCATGTTCtgatccaaaaaaaattatatatgaatctaatacaatatatatactttttaaattccTTACTAAATGTTTTTGTTTCGTTACATATGGATGCTCATGATGGTGGTGTTAATGACTTGGGATTTTCATATCCAAACAATAAGCTATGGTTTGTAATTTGTGGAGATGATAAGTTAATAAAG AGTTTTGATGCTTATGGAAATGACAACACCAAGTCTGGTTTTTGGGGTGTATTGGCTCATAAAGCCAAATCAATTCTGGATGATAAAAATTCAGCTCCTCCTCCACAACATGACACCATGCCATTGccacaaacactcaaatcacACTCATTTAATACCTTTACTAGTCCGTTTTCAACTCAG CCATTGTATCAATCTCCTGactctaataaaaaaatggacAATCCTACAATTAGAAAGGGATTGGATGCAATCAAATCTTCTCTCAATCACTTAGGTGACACATTTGAGAAGGCTTTTGAGG ACAGCAAAACAATTGTGGAGAGTAAGACAGCAGATCTGAGATCTCAAATAAGGCGAAAAAGGAAATGGACCGGAGGACATAAACCAAGCTTCAGATGTGAGGAATCCATGGCCGCAATCCGATCTGACAAAGTCTCATTCTCGCCACTAAACACAACTCAAGGCATCACGCGAC GTGGCAATGGCAACAGCTGCAAAAGCAAAATTACTTCTTCGTGA